TCGGCATCCTTCCCCAGGTTCTGGGGGCCAAAGGCGACGTCTTCGATTACGGTCGGGGCGAAGAGCTGTTTTTCCGGAAATTGAAAAACATACCCTACCCGGCGGTGGACGTTAATCAGATCCTTTTTAGCGGTCTGGGAATCAATGGTCAAGTCACCAACCTGGATCGACCCGCTGGTGGGTAAGATCAGGGCGTCCACCATCTGCATCAGCGTCGACTTACCGCTCCCGGTGTGACCAATAATGGCGGCCGTTGTCCCGCTGGGGATGGTGGCACTCAGATCAACCACCGCCTGAGTTCCCTGCTCATCAGCCCCCTGGTACCGGTAGCCTACTTGATTGAACTTAACTTCTGCCATATCCACTTCACCATTTCGTCTTCCGTACTAATCTCCCTTGGAATGGCGATCCCCCGGGTCGCCAACGCCTCCTTGAGGGTCACTAAAAAGGTGGGGGCCAGTTGATGGGTTTCCATCAACTGACGATCCTGCATCAATTCTTTGGGGTCGCCATCGACCACTAACCGTCCCCCGTCGATCATAATCATCTGGTCAGCCAAGCGGGCCTCTTCGGTGTCGTGAGTAATTGAAAGAATGGTTAGGTTTCCGGTTTGGTGCAGTCGTTTTAGCAGGGTCATGATCTGCTCTTTTCCTTCCGGATCAAGCATTGCTGTTACTTCATCAACGATTAAGACCTTCGGGTGCAGGGCCAAGGCGCCGGCCAGGGCCACCCGCTGCTTTTGTCCCCCCGATAACTGGGCGGGCTCCCGGTCAGCAAAGGCTGTCATCTCGACTTGCGCTAGGGCCTGATCAACCCGTTCTTGCATTTCAGCCCGGGGAAGACGCTGGTTTTCAAGTCCAAAGGCAACGTCATCGGCTACGGTGGTCCCAACAAATTGATTATCTGGGTTTTGAAAGACAAAAGCCACCCGTTGGTGAACGGCAGTTAAGTTATCCACCGTTACCGGTAGCCCATCGACGGTAATCTCCCCGGCCGCCAACGGCAACAAGCCATCAATTAAGCGGGCCAAGGTGGACTTGCCGGAGCCGTTGTGCCCCACGATCGCTAACCACCGCCCAGCCGGAACCGAGAAGCTAACCCCCTCTAGCGCCGGCGCCTCACTACCGGGGTAGGTAAAGGTGGCGTTTTTTACTTCAATCATCGCCAAGCGTATTTTCCTCCTCTGGCTTTCAGTATCTTAACCATTCTAGCAAATTTTCGCGTAAATAAAAAATCACTTACGAATGGGGCGCGCCGTTTCCGACCTTCAAGCTAGACTAGAAGCAATGCTTCACCATCGTAGCGCTCTATACCACCAAACGTAGTGATTCTTTATTACGTATTTAACTTAATCTCGCTTAGACAAGTTCCAAGATAACCATCTTGGCACCGTCCCCACGCCGCGGCATGGTCTTGAGGATCCGAGTGTAACCACCGTTACGGTCAGCGTACTTCGGTGCAATGTCCTCAAACAGGTTTTGCAAAGCGGATTGGATCTTGATGTCATCGCCATCTTCCTTAACGTCAGCAACGACGTTCCGGACAAAGGCAGCAGCCTTCCGGCGGGAAGCAAGGTCGCCCTTCTTGGCCAGGGTGATCATTTGATCCATGGTCTTGCGAACTTCCTTCGCGCGTGGTTCAGTGGTGGTGATAGAACCATTAACGATGAGGCTCGTCGTCAAATCACGTAATAAAGCCTTCCGTTGTGAACTGGTCCGTCCCAATTTACGGTAACTCATGAAGTGTTCCCTCCTTTAATTTAAATAATTAATTAATCTTCTTGGCGAAAACCAACGCCAAGTTCAGCCAACTTGAGCTTGATTTCATCCAATGACTTCGTCCCAAGGTTCCGAACCTTCATCATGTCGGCTTCGGTCCGTTCAGTTAAGTCCTTTACGGTTTGGATGTCAGCACGCTTCAAACAGTTGTATGAACGTACAGACAGGTCAAGTTCTTCGATGGTCTTGTCAAGCACCTTTTCTTGGTGGGTTTCTTCCCGTTCAACCATCACTTGAGTTACTTGTGCTTCTTCGGTGAGGTTGACGAACATCGTCAGGTGTTCAGTGAGGATCTTAGCAGCAAGACTGATTGCTTCGGTTGGCGTTAAGGAACCATTAGTCCAAACGTCAAGGGTCAGCTTATCGTAGTCGTTGCTTTGCCCCACCCGGGTGTTTTCCACCGTGTAGTTAACACGTTCGATCGGGGTGTAGATGGAATCAATTGGTAAGACACCAATTGCCAAGCCCTCCATACGAGTCTTGTTATCATCAGCAGATGAGTAACCACGACCCTTATCAGCGGTCATCTTAACGTGCAATTCGGCACCGTCGGAAACCGTCGCAATGTGAAGGTCAGAGTTCAGGATAGTAACATCGCCGTCACCTTGGATGTCGGCAGCCGTTACTTCGGCCGGACCCTTAACGTCAATTTCAAGGTCCTTAGCGTCCTCAGAATCAATCTTTAAAGCAACTTGCTTTAAGTTCAAGATAATCTGCGTAACGTCTTCCGTAACCCCTTGAACC
The nucleotide sequence above comes from Limosilactobacillus fermentum. Encoded proteins:
- a CDS encoding energy-coupling factor transporter ATPase, with amino-acid sequence MIEVKNATFTYPGSEAPALEGVSFSVPAGRWLAIVGHNGSGKSTLARLIDGLLPLAAGEITVDGLPVTVDNLTAVHQRVAFVFQNPDNQFVGTTVADDVAFGLENQRLPRAEMQERVDQALAQVEMTAFADREPAQLSGGQKQRVALAGALALHPKVLIVDEVTAMLDPEGKEQIMTLLKRLHQTGNLTILSITHDTEEARLADQMIMIDGGRLVVDGDPKELMQDRQLMETHQLAPTFLVTLKEALATRGIAIPREISTEDEMVKWIWQKLSSIK
- a CDS encoding DNA-directed RNA polymerase subunit alpha, with product MIEFEKPNIHKVEETDNYGKFVVEPLERGYGTTLGNSLRRVMLASLPGAAITSIQIDGVLHEFSTVQGVTEDVTQIILNLKQVALKIDSEDAKDLEIDVKGPAEVTAADIQGDGDVTILNSDLHIATVSDGAELHVKMTADKGRGYSSADDNKTRMEGLAIGVLPIDSIYTPIERVNYTVENTRVGQSNDYDKLTLDVWTNGSLTPTEAISLAAKILTEHLTMFVNLTEEAQVTQVMVEREETHQEKVLDKTIEELDLSVRSYNCLKRADIQTVKDLTERTEADMMKVRNLGTKSLDEIKLKLAELGVGFRQED
- the rplQ gene encoding 50S ribosomal protein L17 yields the protein MSYRKLGRTSSQRKALLRDLTTSLIVNGSITTTEPRAKEVRKTMDQMITLAKKGDLASRRKAAAFVRNVVADVKEDGDDIKIQSALQNLFEDIAPKYADRNGGYTRILKTMPRRGDGAKMVILELV